Genomic segment of Terriglobales bacterium:
CTCGAAGCATAATGCGCTGCCGCAAGTAAAGACGCTCGCGATTCCGGCTTTCATCAACCAGACTCATTCGTATCGAGTGGAACAGGTGCTGACAACCGCGATCGTTCGCGAGTTGACCACGCGGACGCAATTCCGGATCGTCCACGAAGAAGATCCCGATGCTGACGCGACGTTGAAGGGCATTGTGGTTCAGACGCAGACTGCGCCGGTGACCTACGATTCCGCGACGGGCCGAGTTTCGACGGCTCTGGTTGCGGTGAACATGCGCGTCTCGCTGGTCGGCAAGAACGGAACCATCCTGTTCGACAACCCGAACTACGTCTTTCGCGAGCAGTACCAAATCTCGCGCGAACTCTCCAGCTTCTTCGACGAAGAGACTCCAGCGCTCGACCGTCTTGCACGCGACGTGGCGCGAAGCCTGGTCTCGAACATCCTGGAGGGCTTCTGAAGGCATTCGCCCAACCTGACCGATTCGTCTCCGAAGTCAAGGAGCGGAAACTCAAGGCAGGATATCTGTTCATTGGCGACGAGGCGTTCTTCCGGAAACGCTGCCGCGACGCGGTGCTCAGCTTCCTTGTTCCGGGAGACATGCGCGAATTCTCGCTGTACGATTTCGACCTCGCCGAAACCGAACTGGTCGAGGTCCTCGACCATGCGAGGACTCCGTCGTTGATGGCGCCGTTCCAGGTCTTCTTCATTCGCGGCGTAAAGGAGCTTTACGGGCGCGGTTCGCACGATGACGAGTTCGAGGCGATCAAGCACTACTTCGACA
This window contains:
- the lptE gene encoding LPS assembly lipoprotein LptE, producing the protein MKLAAALILATVILTGCGYHTTSSKHNALPQVKTLAIPAFINQTHSYRVEQVLTTAIVRELTTRTQFRIVHEEDPDADATLKGIVVQTQTAPVTYDSATGRVSTALVAVNMRVSLVGKNGTILFDNPNYVFREQYQISRELSSFFDEETPALDRLARDVARSLVSNILEGF